Proteins from a single region of Streptococcus mitis:
- a CDS encoding acetylxylan esterase produces MKNPALLEEIKTYLGRDEVPEDFDAFWDGEVKKVSTLPAYQLEERNFHIPQVKCYELTFEGTNEGKVYARVVLPKSDEKVPIIFHFHGYMGRGWDWSDMLAFTVAGYGVVSMDVRGQSGYSQDGLRSPLGNTVKGHIIRGAVEGREHLFYKDVYLDIYQLVDIIASLPEVDEKRLSSYGASQGGALALVAAALNPRIQKTVAIYPFLSDFRRVLEIGNTSEAYDELFRYFKFHDPFHETEEEIMATLAYIDVKNLAHRIKGEVKMITGLDDDVCYPITQFAIYNRLICDKAYRIMPEYAHEAMNVFVNDQVYNWLCGSEIPFKYVK; encoded by the coding sequence ATGAAAAATCCAGCATTGTTAGAGGAAATTAAGACCTACCTAGGACGAGATGAGGTTCCAGAAGACTTTGATGCTTTCTGGGATGGGGAAGTGAAAAAAGTTTCAACTCTTCCAGCTTATCAGTTGGAGGAAAGAAATTTCCACATTCCTCAAGTCAAGTGCTATGAGTTAACGTTTGAAGGAACCAATGAAGGCAAGGTCTATGCACGAGTCGTTCTTCCAAAGAGTGATGAGAAGGTTCCGATAATCTTCCATTTCCATGGTTATATGGGACGTGGCTGGGACTGGTCCGACATGCTGGCCTTCACCGTGGCTGGTTATGGTGTTGTTTCCATGGATGTGCGGGGACAGTCAGGTTATTCACAGGACGGCTTGCGTTCTCCACTAGGAAATACGGTTAAGGGACATATTATCCGTGGTGCTGTGGAAGGTCGGGAGCATCTCTTTTATAAGGATGTTTATTTGGACATTTACCAGTTGGTTGACATTATTGCTAGTCTGCCTGAGGTGGATGAGAAGCGTCTTTCTAGCTATGGTGCCTCACAAGGAGGGGCTCTAGCCTTGGTTGCGGCAGCGCTCAATCCTCGGATTCAGAAAACAGTAGCCATCTATCCTTTCTTGTCAGACTTCAGACGAGTGCTTGAGATTGGTAATACAAGTGAAGCCTATGACGAACTTTTCCGTTATTTCAAGTTTCACGACCCCTTCCACGAAACTGAGGAGGAAATCATGGCGACCCTTGCCTATATCGATGTGAAAAATCTTGCCCATCGTATCAAGGGTGAGGTCAAGATGATTACGGGCTTGGACGACGATGTTTGCTACCCTATTACCCAGTTTGCGATTTACAACCGTCTGATCTGCGATAAGGCCTATCGTATCATGCCTGAGTATGCTCACGAAGCCATGAATGTATTTGTCAATGACCAAGTCTACAACTGGCTATGTGGTAGTGAGATTCCTTTTAAGTATGTAAAATGA
- the secA gene encoding preprotein translocase subunit SecA, with product MANILKTIIENDKGEIRRLEKMADKVFKYEDQMAALTDDQLKAKTVEFKERYQNGESLDSLLYEAFAVVREGAKRVLGLFPYKVQVMGGIVLHHGDVPEMRTGEGKTLTATMPVYLNALSGKGVHVVTVNEYLSERDATEMGELYSWLGLSVGINLAAKSPMEKKEAYECDITYSTNSEIGFDYLRDNMVVRAENMVQRPLNYALVDEVDSILIDEARTPLIVSGANAVETSQLYHMADHYVKSLDKDDYIIDVQSKTIGLSDSGIDKAESYFKLENLYDIENVALTHFIDNALRANYIMLLDIDYVVSEEQEILIVDQFTGRTMEGRRYSDGLHQAIEAKEGVPIQDETKTSASITYQNLFRMYKKLSGMTGTGKTEEEEFREIYNIRVIPIPTNRPVQRIDHPDLLFASIEAKFKAVVEDVKARYQKGQPVLVGTVAVETSDYISKKLVAAGVPHEVLNAKNHYNEAQIIMNAGQRGAVTIATNMAGRGTDIKLGEGVRELGGLCVIGTERHESRRIDNQLRGRSGRQGDPGESQFYLSLEDDLMKRFGSERLKGVFERLNMSDEAIESRMLTRQVEAAQKRVEGNNYDTRKQVLQYDDVMREQREIIYAQRYDVITADRDLAPEIQAMIKRTIGRVVDGHARAKQDEKLEAILNFAKYNLLPEDSITMEDLSGLSDKAIKEELFQRALQVYDSQVSKLRDEEAVKEFQKVLILRVVDNKWTDHIDALDQLRNAVGLRGYAQNNPVVEYQAEGFRMFNDMIGSIEFDVTRLMMKAQIHEQERPQAEHHISTTATRNIAAHQANMPENLDLSQIGRNELCPCGSGKKFKNCHGKRQ from the coding sequence ATGGCTAATATTTTAAAAACAATTATCGAAAATGATAAAGGAGAAATCCGTCGTCTGGAAAAGATGGCCGACAAGGTTTTCAAATACGAAGACCAAATGGCTGCTTTGACAGATGACCAACTAAAAGCAAAAACAGTTGAATTTAAAGAACGTTATCAAAATGGAGAATCACTGGATTCATTGCTTTATGAAGCATTTGCGGTTGTCCGTGAGGGGGCCAAACGTGTCCTAGGTCTCTTCCCATATAAGGTTCAGGTCATGGGTGGAATCGTTCTTCACCATGGTGACGTGCCAGAGATGCGTACAGGGGAAGGAAAAACCTTGACTGCGACCATGCCGGTATACCTCAATGCCCTTTCAGGCAAAGGGGTTCACGTAGTTACGGTCAATGAATACCTGTCAGAACGTGACGCGACTGAGATGGGTGAATTGTACTCATGGCTTGGTTTGTCAGTAGGGATTAACTTGGCCGCCAAATCTCCAATGGAGAAAAAAGAAGCCTATGAGTGTGATATTACTTATTCAACTAACTCAGAAATCGGATTTGATTACCTACGTGATAACATGGTCGTTCGTGCTGAAAACATGGTACAACGTCCGCTTAACTATGCCTTGGTCGATGAGGTTGACTCTATCTTGATTGACGAGGCCCGTACACCTTTGATCGTATCAGGTGCTAACGCTGTTGAAACCAGTCAGTTGTATCACATGGCAGACCACTATGTAAAATCTTTGGACAAAGACGACTACATCATCGATGTGCAGTCTAAGACTATTGGTTTGTCTGATTCAGGGATTGACAAGGCTGAAAGCTACTTCAAACTTGAAAATCTCTATGACATCGAAAACGTAGCTCTGACTCACTTTATCGATAACGCCCTTCGTGCCAACTACATCATGCTTCTAGATATTGACTATGTGGTGAGCGAAGAGCAAGAAATTCTGATCGTTGACCAATTTACGGGTCGTACTATGGAAGGTCGTCGTTATTCTGATGGCTTGCACCAAGCTATTGAAGCTAAAGAAGGTGTGCCAATTCAGGATGAAACCAAGACATCTGCCTCAATCACTTATCAAAACCTCTTCCGTATGTACAAAAAATTGTCTGGAATGACGGGTACAGGTAAGACTGAGGAAGAAGAATTCCGTGAAATTTACAACATTCGTGTTATTCCAATCCCAACAAACCGTCCTGTTCAGCGTATTGACCATCCAGACTTACTTTTTGCTAGTATTGAAGCTAAGTTTAAGGCGGTTGTCGAAGACGTTAAGGCTCGTTACCAAAAAGGTCAACCTGTCTTGGTTGGTACAGTAGCAGTTGAAACCAGTGACTACATTTCTAAGAAATTGGTTGCAGCTGGCGTACCTCACGAAGTCTTGAATGCCAAAAACCACTATAACGAAGCCCAAATCATTATGAATGCTGGTCAACGTGGTGCTGTTACCATCGCAACCAACATGGCCGGTCGTGGTACCGATATCAAGCTTGGTGAAGGGGTTCGCGAATTAGGTGGACTTTGTGTGATTGGTACAGAACGTCATGAAAGCCGTCGTATCGATAACCAGCTTCGTGGACGTTCAGGTCGTCAAGGAGACCCAGGTGAGTCACAATTCTACCTCTCTCTTGAAGATGATTTGATGAAACGTTTTGGTTCTGAACGTCTGAAAGGTGTCTTCGAACGTCTCAATATGTCTGATGAAGCCATTGAGTCTCGTATGTTGACACGTCAGGTTGAAGCGGCTCAAAAACGTGTCGAAGGAAATAACTACGATACCCGTAAACAAGTCCTTCAATACGATGATGTCATGCGTGAACAACGTGAGATTATCTACGCTCAACGTTACGATGTTATCACTGCAGACCGTGACTTGGCACCTGAAATTCAGGCAATGATCAAACGCACGATTGGTCGTGTCGTTGATGGTCATGCGCGTGCAAAACAAGATGAAAAACTAGAAGCAATTTTGAACTTTGCTAAGTACAACTTGCTTCCAGAAGATTCTATTACGATGGAAGACTTGTCAGGCTTGTCTGATAAGGCAATTAAGGAAGAGCTCTTCCAACGTGCCTTGCAAGTTTACGATAGTCAGGTTTCAAAACTACGCGATGAAGAAGCAGTTAAAGAATTCCAAAAAGTCTTGATTCTACGAGTGGTGGATAACAAGTGGACAGATCATATCGATGCCCTTGATCAATTGCGTAACGCGGTTGGACTTCGTGGCTATGCTCAGAACAACCCTGTTGTTGAGTATCAGGCAGAAGGTTTCCGTATGTTTAATGACATGATTGGTTCGATTGAGTTTGATGTGACACGTTTGATGATGAAAGCACAAATTCATGAACAAGAAAGACCACAAGCAGAACACCATATCAGTACAACGGCGACTCGCAATATCGCTGCCCACCAAGCAAATATGCCTGAAAATCTGGATTTAAGCCAGATTGGACGGAATGAACTTTGCCCATGTGGTTCTGGTAAGAAGTTTAAAAACTGTCACGGTAAAAGACAATAA
- a CDS encoding 3-deoxy-7-phosphoheptulonate synthase — protein sequence MVFTAKSPKINIEEVRALSKLEGQALERKSQRDQELEAIIRGEDQRILLVIGPCSSDNEEAVLEYARRLAVLQAEVVDRIFMVMRVYTAKPRTNGDGYKGLIHQPNATEAPSLINGIKAVRHLHYRVITETGMTTADEMLYPENLPLVDDLISYMAVGARSVEDQQHRFVASGADFATGFKNPTSGNLNVMFNGIYAAQNKQSFLFLGKEVETTGNPLSHAILRGAINEYGKNIPNYYYDNLMDTIAQYEKMGLENPFIIVDTNHDNSGKQYMDQIRIVRQTLINRDWNEKIKQYVRGFMIESYLEDGRQNEPEVFGKSITDPCLGWENTEALVREIYQTLGE from the coding sequence ATGGTATTTACAGCAAAAAGTCCTAAAATTAATATTGAAGAAGTTCGTGCCTTATCAAAATTGGAAGGCCAAGCTTTGGAGAGAAAATCTCAGCGTGATCAAGAGCTAGAAGCCATTATACGTGGAGAAGACCAGAGGATTCTCTTGGTAATTGGGCCATGCTCATCTGATAATGAAGAAGCTGTCCTTGAGTACGCTAGGCGTTTGGCAGTCCTGCAAGCAGAAGTGGTAGACCGTATCTTTATGGTTATGCGTGTTTATACTGCCAAACCTCGTACCAACGGAGATGGCTATAAGGGCTTGATTCACCAGCCTAATGCGACAGAAGCGCCTAGCCTTATCAACGGAATTAAAGCCGTGCGCCATCTTCACTATCGTGTCATCACGGAAACAGGTATGACGACAGCTGATGAAATGCTTTATCCTGAAAATCTTCCTCTTGTGGATGATTTGATTTCTTACATGGCTGTTGGTGCCCGTTCAGTTGAAGACCAGCAACACCGCTTTGTGGCAAGTGGGGCAGATTTTGCGACTGGGTTTAAAAATCCAACCTCTGGAAATCTCAATGTTATGTTTAATGGAATTTATGCTGCTCAAAACAAACAAAGTTTCCTCTTCCTAGGAAAAGAAGTGGAAACAACTGGGAACCCGCTTTCGCATGCCATTCTTCGTGGAGCGATCAATGAGTATGGTAAGAATATTCCTAACTACTACTATGATAATTTGATGGATACCATTGCCCAATATGAGAAAATGGGCTTGGAAAATCCATTTATCATTGTGGACACCAATCATGACAACTCTGGTAAGCAATACATGGATCAGATTCGAATTGTCCGCCAGACCTTGATTAATCGTGATTGGAATGAAAAAATCAAGCAGTACGTTCGTGGCTTTATGATTGAGTCTTATCTGGAAGACGGCCGTCAAAACGAACCGGAAGTATTTGGCAAGTCAATCACAGACCCTTGCCTTGGCTGGGAAAATACGGAAGCCCTTGTCAGAGAAATCTACCAAACGCTAGGAGAATAA
- the recG gene encoding ATP-dependent DNA helicase RecG, translating to MNLHQPLHVLPGVGPKSAEKYAKLGIENLQDLLLYFPFRYEDFKTKQVLELEDGEKAVLSGQVVTPASVQYYGFKRNRLRFSLKQGEVVFAVNFFNQPYLADKIELGATLAVFGKWDRAKASLTGMKVLAQVEDDLQPVYRLAQGISQASLVKVIKTAFDQGLDLLIEENLPQSLLDKYKLMSRCQAVRAMHFPKDLAEYKQALRRIKFEELFYFQMQLQTLKSENRVQGSGLVLDWSQEKVSAVKEGLPFALTQAQEKSLQEILTDMKSDHHMNRLLQGDVGSGKTVVAGLAMFAAVTAGYQSALMVPTEILAEQHFESLQSLFPDLKLALLTGSLKAAEKREVLETIAKGEADLIIGTHALIQDGVDYARLGLIIIDEQHRFGVGQRRVLREKGDNPDVLMMTATPIPRTLAITAFGDMDVSIIDQMPAGRKPIVTRWIKHEQLPQVLTWLEGEIQKGSQTYVISPLIEESEALDLKNAIALSEELTAHFAGKAEVALLHGKMKSDEKDQIMQEFKERKTDILVSTTVIEVGVNVPNATVMIIMDADRFGLSQLHQLRGRVGRGDKQSYAVLVANPKTDSGKDRMRIMTETTNGFVLAEEDLKMRGSGEIFGTRQSGLPEFQVADIIEDFPILEEARKVASYISSIEGWQEDPEWRMIALHLEKKEHLD from the coding sequence ATGAATCTACACCAACCCTTACATGTCTTACCTGGTGTGGGACCAAAGTCAGCAGAGAAGTACGCCAAACTAGGAATTGAAAACTTGCAAGACCTCTTGCTCTACTTTCCTTTTCGTTATGAAGACTTCAAAACCAAGCAAGTATTGGAACTAGAGGACGGGGAGAAGGCAGTCCTATCTGGTCAAGTCGTGACTCCAGCCAGTGTCCAGTATTATGGTTTCAAGCGCAATCGTCTGCGCTTTAGCCTCAAGCAGGGAGAAGTCGTTTTTGCGGTTAATTTCTTTAACCAGCCCTATCTGGCTGATAAGATAGAGTTGGGAGCAACCCTTGCTGTTTTTGGAAAATGGGACCGCGCCAAGGCAAGTTTGACAGGGATGAAGGTCTTGGCTCAGGTGGAAGATGACCTCCAGCCTGTTTATCGTCTGGCTCAAGGAATCAGTCAGGCCAGTCTGGTCAAGGTCATTAAGACGGCCTTTGATCAGGGATTGGACCTCTTGATTGAGGAGAATCTGCCCCAGTCTTTGTTGGACAAATACAAACTCATGTCCCGTTGTCAGGCAGTCCGAGCTATGCATTTTCCTAAGGATTTGGCAGAATACAAGCAGGCCCTTCGCCGTATCAAGTTTGAGGAACTCTTTTATTTCCAAATGCAATTGCAGACGCTCAAGTCTGAAAATAGAGTTCAGGGAAGTGGCCTGGTTCTGGATTGGTCTCAGGAAAAAGTGTCGGCGGTTAAAGAAGGTCTACCTTTTGCCCTGACACAAGCTCAGGAAAAGAGTTTGCAGGAAATTTTAACCGATATGAAGTCGGATCACCACATGAATCGTCTCCTACAAGGGGATGTGGGGAGCGGAAAAACGGTGGTTGCTGGCTTGGCCATGTTTGCGGCGGTGACAGCTGGCTACCAATCAGCCCTCATGGTACCAACAGAAATCCTTGCAGAGCAACATTTTGAGAGTCTACAGAGTCTCTTCCCAGACTTGAAACTGGCTCTTTTGACAGGTTCCTTGAAAGCTGCAGAAAAGAGAGAAGTCTTGGAGACTATTGCCAAGGGTGAGGCTGATTTGATTATCGGAACTCACGCTCTAATACAGGATGGGGTGGATTATGCTCGTCTGGGCTTGATTATCATCGATGAGCAGCACCGCTTTGGTGTAGGGCAAAGGCGTGTTCTGAGAGAAAAAGGCGACAACCCAGATGTCCTCATGATGACGGCGACTCCCATACCACGAACCTTGGCTATCACAGCCTTTGGAGATATGGATGTTTCCATTATTGACCAGATGCCAGCAGGACGAAAGCCTATTGTGACACGCTGGATCAAACATGAGCAACTGCCTCAGGTCTTGACTTGGTTAGAGGGGGAAATTCAAAAAGGTTCTCAAACCTATGTCATCTCTCCCTTGATTGAAGAATCAGAAGCTCTGGATTTGAAAAATGCCATTGCCTTATCAGAAGAATTGACGGCTCATTTTGCAGGTAAGGCAGAAGTGGCTCTTCTACATGGTAAGATGAAGAGTGACGAAAAAGACCAGATTATGCAGGAGTTCAAAGAGAGAAAAACGGATATTCTGGTGTCGACGACGGTTATCGAGGTTGGAGTTAATGTTCCCAATGCGACAGTTATGATCATCATGGATGCCGATCGCTTCGGTCTCAGCCAGCTTCACCAGCTTAGAGGTCGTGTGGGTCGGGGAGATAAGCAGTCTTATGCAGTTCTCGTTGCCAATCCTAAGACGGATTCTGGGAAAGACCGCATGCGCATCATGACAGAAACGACCAATGGATTTGTCCTTGCGGAGGAAGATTTGAAAATGCGGGGTTCGGGTGAGATTTTTGGAACCAGACAGTCAGGACTTCCAGAATTCCAAGTGGCTGATATTATCGAAGATTTTCCGATTTTAGAAGAAGCCAGAAAGGTTGCTAGCTATATTAGTTCTATTGAAGGCTGGCAAGAGGATCCAGAATGGCGCATGATTGCTCTTCATCTGGAGAAGAAAGAACATCTAGATTAA
- the acpS gene encoding holo-ACP synthase, with protein MIVGHGIDIEELASIESAVTRHEGFAKRVLTAKEMERFNSLKRRRQIEYLAGRWSAKEAFSKAMGTGIGKLAFHDLEVLNNERGAPYFSRSPFSGKIWLSISHTDQFVTASVILEENHES; from the coding sequence ATGATAGTTGGACACGGAATTGACATCGAAGAATTAGCTTCGATAGAAAGCGCAGTTACACGACATGAAGGATTTGCTAAGCGCGTGCTGACCGCTAAGGAAATGGAACGGTTTAACAGTCTTAAAAGGCGCAGACAAATCGAATATTTGGCAGGTCGCTGGTCGGCTAAGGAGGCCTTTTCCAAGGCTATGGGAACTGGTATTGGGAAACTCGCTTTTCATGATTTGGAAGTCTTGAACAATGAACGCGGGGCGCCTTATTTTAGTCGGTCACCATTTTCAGGAAAGATTTGGCTGTCTATCAGCCACACAGATCAGTTTGTGACAGCCAGTGTCATTTTGGAGGAAAATCATGAAAGCTAG
- the alr gene encoding alanine racemase, translated as MKASPHRPTKALIHLGAIRQNIQQMGAHIPEGTLKWAVVKANAYGHGAVAVATAIQDDVDGFCVSNIDEAIELRQAGLSKKILILGVSEIEAVSLAKEYDITLTVAGLEWIQALLDKEANLTGLTVHLKIDSGMGRIGFIEASEAEQAQALLQQHGARVEGIFTHFATADEESDAYFNVQLERFKTILASMKGLPELVHASNSATTLWHAETIFNAVRMGDAMYGLNPSGEVLDLPYDLKPVLTLESALVHVKTVSAGACMGYGATYQADSEQVIATVPIGYADGWTRDMQNFSVLVDGQACQIVGRVSMDQITIRLPKLYPLGTKVTLIGSNGDKEITATQVATYRGTINYEVVCLLSDRIPREYY; from the coding sequence ATGAAAGCTAGTCCACATAGACCAACCAAGGCTCTGATTCATCTGGGAGCTATTCGACAAAATATTCAGCAAATGGGGGCTCATATCCCTGAAGGAACGCTCAAGTGGGCTGTGGTCAAGGCCAATGCCTATGGTCATGGAGCTGTTGCCGTTGCGACGGCTATTCAAGATGATGTAGATGGTTTTTGCGTTTCCAATATTGATGAGGCTATTGAACTCAGACAGGCTGGACTCAGCAAGAAAATCCTCATTTTAGGAGTTTCTGAAATCGAAGCTGTTTCTCTTGCTAAAGAATACGACATCACCTTGACAGTGGCTGGGCTGGAGTGGATTCAAGCGCTCTTAGATAAGGAAGCGAACCTAACTGGATTGACAGTCCACCTCAAGATTGATTCAGGAATGGGACGTATTGGTTTTATAGAGGCTAGCGAAGCTGAGCAGGCTCAAGCTTTGCTTCAACAACATGGTGCTCGTGTTGAAGGGATTTTTACCCACTTTGCTACTGCAGACGAGGAATCAGATGCCTACTTTAATGTCCAGTTAGAACGGTTTAAAACTATTTTGGCCAGTATGAAAGGTCTTCCAGAGCTGGTTCATGCCAGCAATTCTGCAACGACTCTTTGGCATGCAGAGACTATTTTCAATGCGGTTCGTATGGGAGATGCCATGTATGGTCTTAATCCTAGCGGAGAGGTCTTGGACTTACCCTATGACTTGAAACCAGTCTTGACCTTGGAATCTGCTCTGGTTCATGTCAAGACAGTTTCAGCTGGAGCTTGCATGGGCTATGGAGCGACCTATCAGGCGGATAGCGAGCAAGTCATCGCGACTGTGCCAATAGGCTATGCGGATGGTTGGACACGTGACATGCAGAATTTCTCCGTCTTGGTAGATGGGCAAGCTTGCCAAATTGTTGGACGGGTTTCTATGGACCAAATTACCATTCGTCTGCCTAAACTTTATCCGCTAGGAACAAAAGTAACCTTGATCGGTAGCAACGGGGACAAGGAAATCACGGCTACTCAGGTAGCGACCTACCGCGGGACCATTAATTATGAGGTGGTTTGTCTCCTCAGTGATCGCATTCCGAGAGAATATTATTAA
- a CDS encoding 3-deoxy-7-phosphoheptulonate synthase encodes MAFIEKGQEIDIEAIKAETQLSAEALRLKERRDRELADIISGEDDRILLVIGPCSSDNEEAVLEYAHRLSALQKKVADKIFMVMRVYTAKPRTNGDGYKGLVHQPDTSKAPSLINGLQAVRQLHYRVITETGLTTADEMLYPSNLVLVDDLVSYHAVGARSVEDQEHRFVASGIDAPVGMKNPTSGNLGVMFNGIYAAQNKQTFLFHGQEVETSGNPLAHVILRGAVNEYGKNEPNFYYETLLNAIERYEAMGLENPFILIDTNHDNSGKQYMEQIRIVRQTLQNRDWNEKIKKIVRGFMIESYLADGRQNQPEVFGCSITDPCLGWENTEALVEEIYATLTK; translated from the coding sequence ATGGCATTTATTGAAAAAGGTCAAGAAATCGATATTGAAGCAATCAAGGCAGAAACCCAATTGTCTGCGGAAGCCTTGCGACTAAAGGAGCGTCGTGATAGAGAATTGGCAGACATTATTTCAGGAGAAGATGACAGAATTCTTTTGGTGATTGGTCCCTGCTCTTCTGATAATGAAGAGGCTGTCTTGGAATATGCCCACCGTTTATCCGCCTTGCAGAAGAAGGTGGCGGACAAGATTTTCATGGTTATGCGTGTTTATACTGCGAAACCTCGTACCAACGGAGACGGCTATAAAGGTTTGGTTCACCAACCAGATACTTCTAAGGCTCCAAGCCTGATTAACGGTTTGCAGGCTGTGCGCCAGTTGCACTACCGCGTGATTACAGAGACAGGTTTGACAACGGCAGATGAGATGCTTTATCCATCAAATCTGGTTTTGGTAGATGATTTGGTCAGCTACCATGCTGTGGGGGCTCGTTCTGTGGAAGACCAAGAGCACCGTTTTGTGGCCTCAGGGATTGATGCACCAGTGGGGATGAAAAATCCAACCTCTGGAAATCTTGGTGTCATGTTTAATGGCATTTATGCTGCTCAAAATAAACAGACCTTCCTTTTCCATGGTCAAGAAGTTGAAACTTCAGGAAATCCCTTGGCCCACGTCATCCTTCGTGGCGCAGTTAATGAATATGGGAAAAATGAGCCTAACTTTTACTATGAAACTTTGCTAAATGCCATTGAGCGCTATGAAGCCATGGGACTTGAAAATCCCTTTATCCTCATTGACACCAACCATGATAATTCTGGCAAGCAATATATGGAACAGATTCGAATTGTTCGCCAGACTTTGCAAAATCGTGATTGGAATGAGAAGATTAAAAAGATAGTTCGAGGCTTTATGATTGAATCTTACCTAGCAGATGGTCGTCAAAACCAACCAGAGGTCTTTGGTTGCTCTATTACCGATCCTTGCCTAGGTTGGGAGAATACAGAGGCCTTGGTAGAAGAGATTTACGCTACCTTGACAAAATAA